In the Brassica napus cultivar Da-Ae chromosome A7, Da-Ae, whole genome shotgun sequence genome, one interval contains:
- the LOC106432554 gene encoding alpha-amylase 3, chloroplastic, whose translation MSTVPIEPLLHHSPLRRTSLNGARTFLPSSLNLRCHFTSKKLHSIGRGIASGNSLGFLSSERRRSIAIRASSSDTAVVETTSQSDDVIFNENFPVQRIDKAEGKIYVRLKKVKENDWELSVGCSLPGKWILHWGVSYVGDTGSEWDQPPEDMRPPGSLAIKDYAIETPLEKLSEGDSFHEVTINLNLESSVAALNFVLKDEETGAWYQHKGRDFKVPLLDDVPDDGNLIGSKKGFGALGKLSNIVVKPDEPGADVQEKGKSSSGSTKEGKGLEEFYEEMPISKHVAGDNSVSVTARKCPETSKNIVSIETDLPGDVTVHWGVCKNGNKKWEIPAEPHPEETSLFKNKALRTRLQRKDDGNGLSGLFSLDEELEGLCFVLKLNENTWLNNRGEDFYVPFLTSAALPVESKAAQVSGKTPKTNQEVSDSGFTAEIITEIRNLAIDISSHKNQKTNVKEVQENILQEIEKLAAEAYSIFRSTTPAFTPESDLESEDEKPEIKISSGTGSGFEILCQGFNWESHKSGRWYQELQEKADELASLGFTVLWLPPPTESVSPEGYMPKDLYNLNSRYGTIDELKETVKRFHKVGIKVLGDAVLNHRCAHFKNSNGVWNLFGGRLNWDDRAVVADDPHFQGRGNKSSGDNFHAAPNIDHSQDFVRKDIKEWLCWMREEVGYDGWRLDFVRGFWGGYVKDYMDASKPYFAVGEYWDSLSYTYGEMDYNQDAHRQRIVDWINATSGAAGAFDVTTKGILHAALQKCEYWRLSDPKGKPPGVVGWWPSRAVTFIENHDTGSTQGHWRFPGGKEMQGYAYILTHPGTPAVFFDHIYSDYRSEIASLLSLRNRQKLHCRSEVNIVKSERDVYAAIIDEKVAMKIGPGHYEPPSGSQNWSVAVEGRDYKVWETS comes from the exons ATGTCCACCGTTCCCATTGAGCCTCTTCTCCACCACTCTCCTCTTCGCCGCACCTCTCTAAACGGAGCTAGGACATTCTTGCCTTCCTCGTTGAATCTCCGTTGTCATTTCACTTCCAAGAAGCTACACTCGATCGGAAGAGGCATCGCCTCCGGAAACAGCTTAGGTTTCCTCAGCTCGGAGCGTAGAAGGTCCATCGCGATTCGAGCTAGCTCCTCCGATACTGCTGTCGTGGAAACAACCTCTCAATCGGATGATGTCATCTTCAATGAAAATTTCCCCGTCCAGCGAATCGATAAG GCAGAAGGAAAGATTTATGTGCGATTAAAGAAAGTGAAGGAGAATGATTGGGAGCTGAGTGTTGGATGTAGTCTTCCTGGGAAATGGATCCTTCACTGGGGTGTTTCTTATGTTGGTGACACTGGCAG TGAATGGGATCAACCTCCGGAAGATATGAGACCACCTGGCTCACTTGCCATCAAA GACTATGCTATTGAGACACCTTTGGAGAAGTTATCAGAAGGAGATTCATTTCATGAAGTCACTATTAATCTGAATCTGGAAAGCTCTGTAGCAGCTCTCAACTTTGTTTTGAAG GATGAAGAAACTGGGGCTTGGTATCAGCACAAAGGGAGAGATTTTAAGGTTCCTCTTCTGGACGATGTTCCTGATGATGGGAACTTGATCGGATCTAAGAAAGGCTTCG GTGCCCTTGGGAAGCTCTCAAACATTGTTGTCAAACCAGATGAGCCTGGTGCAGATGTTCAAGAAAAAGGGAAGAGCTCGTCTGGTTCTACAAAAGAAGGAAAAGGTCTTGAAGAGTTTTATGAGGAGATGCCAATTAGTAAACATGTTGCCGGTGATAACTCGGTCAGTGTCACTGCAAGGAAATGCCCTGAAACATCGAAGAACATTGTATCGATTGAAACTGATTTACCGGGTGATGTTACTGTCCACTGGGGAGTTTGCAAAAATGGCAATAAAAAATGGGAAATTCCAGCTGAACCACATCCAGAAGAAACATCTTTGTTCAAGAACAAGGCATTACGCACTCGTTTACAG CGAAAAGACGATGGGAATGGATTATCTGGATTATTCTCTCTGGATGAAGAGCTCGAAGGATTATGTTTTGTGCTCAAGTTAAATGAAAATACTTGGCTAAATAACAGGGGAGAAGACTTCTACGTCCCTTTCCTTACTTCAGCAGCCCTTCCCGTTGAATCTAAAGCTGCTCAAGTGAGTGGAAAGACACCAAAGACAAATCAAGAAGTGTCCGATAGTGGATTCACTGCAGAAATCATCACTGAGATAAGGAACTTGGCAATTGACATTTCCTCTCACAAGAATCAGAAGACAAACGTGAAAGAAGTGCAAGAAAACATTCTTCAAGAAATTGAGAAACTTGCTGCGGAGGCATATAGCATATTCAGAAGTACAACCCCAGCTTTTACCCCGGAAAGTGATTTAGAATCAGAGGATGAAAAGCCTGAAATTAAAATCTCCTCGGGAACTGGCTCAGGTTTTGAGATATTGTGCCAGGGATTCAACTGGGAATCCCATAAATCTGGGAGATGGTATCAGGAACTTCAAGAAAAAGCCGATGAGCTAGCTTCACTTGGATTCACCGTTCTATGGTTACCACCACCGACAGAATCTGTGTCACCTGAAGGGTACATGCCTAAAGACCTGTACAACTTGAATTCCAG ATATGGAACTATTGATGAGCTAAAAGAAACGGTGAAGAGATTCCACAAGGTTGGGATCAAAGTTTTGGGAGATGCTGTGTTGAATCACCGCTGTGCACACTTCAAGAATTCAAATGGTGTATGGAATCTATTTGGAGGGCGTCTGAACTGGGATGATAGGGCAGTAGTTGCAGATGACCCTCATTTCCAG GGTAGAGGAAACAAGAGCAGTGGAGATAATTTTCATGCTGCTCCAAACATAGATCACTCACAGGACTTTGTTAGGAAGGATATCAAGGAATGGCTATGCTGGATGAG AGAAGAAGTTGGGTATGATGGATGGAGGCTTGATTTCGTAAGAGGGTTCTGGGGAGGTTATGTCAAAGACTACATGGATGCTAGCAAACCATACTTTGCGGTTGGTGAATACTGGGATTCCCTAAGTTACACGTATGGAGAAATGGACTACAATCAAGACGCACATCGTCAAAGGATTGTTGACTGGATCAATGCTACCAGTGGAGCTGCTGGTGCCTTTGATGTCACGACCAAAGGAATTCTCCATGCG GCACTTCAAAAATGTGAATATTGGAGACTCTCAGACCCAAAAGGAAAGCCTCCTGGTGTCGTTGGATGGTGGCCATCTCGTGCTGTGACTTTCATAGAGAATCATGATACTGGCTCTACTCAG GGTCACTGGAGATTCCCAGGAGGGAAGGAGATGCAAGGATATGCTTACATCTTGACTCATCCAGGAACACCAGCTGTTTTCTTCGACCACATCTACTCAGACTACCGTTCCGAGATCGCTTCTCTTCTGTCTCTCAGGAACAGACAGAAACTCCACTGTCGGAGTGAG GTGAACATAGTAAAGAGTGAGAGAGATGTCTATGCGGCTATAATAGATGAGAAAGTTGCAATGAAGATCGGACCAGGGCATTACGAACCACCAAGCGGATCCCAAAACTGGTCTGTAGCCGTCGAAGGCAGAGACTATAAGGTGTGGGAAACCTCTTAA
- the LOC106432564 gene encoding hypersensitive-induced response protein 2, which translates to MGQVLGCVQVDQSTVAIKETFGKFDDVLEPGCHCLPWCLGSQVAGHLSLRVQQLDVRCETKTKDNVFVTVVASIQYRALAESAQDAFYKLSNTRNQIQAYVFDVIRASVPKLDLDSTFEQKNDIAKTVESELEKAMSHYGYEIVQTLIVDIEPDVHVKRAMNEINAASRMREAASEKAEAEKILQIKRAEGEAESKYLSGLGIARQRQAIVDGLRNSVLAFSESVPGTSSKDVMDMVLVTQYFDTLKEIGASSKSNSVFIPHGPGAVKDIASQIRDGLLQGNAAAE; encoded by the exons ATGGGTCAAGTTTTAGGATGTGTCCAAGTCGACCAGTCGACCGTTGCAATCAAAGAGACGTTTGGCAAATTCGACGACGTTCTCGAGCCAGGTTGTCACTGTTTGCCATGGTGCCTAGGGAGTCAAGTCGCTGGTCACCTTTCCCTGCGTGTTCAACAGCTCGATGTTCGCTGCGAGACCAAAACTAAA gATAATGTTTTTGTCACCGTTGTTGCTTCGATTCAATACCGTGCTTTAGCTGAGAGTGCTCAGGATGCTTTTTACAAGCTCAGCAACACCAGGAACCAGATTCAAGCTTATGTCTTTGATG TGATCCGAGCAAGTGTGCCTAAGCTGGATCTAGACTCCACCTTTGAGCAGAAGAACGACATTGCGAAAACCGTTGAGAGTGAGCTTGAGAAG GCTATGTCGCATTACGGATATGAGATAGTTCAGACGCTTATTGTGGATATCGAGCCTGATGTGCATGTCAAGAGGGCTATGAATGAGATCAATGCTG CTTCAAGGATGAGAGAGGCAGCGAGTGAGAAAGCAGAGGCGGAGAAGATACTTCAGATCAAGAGAGCTGAAGGAGAAGCTGAGTCCAAGTACCTTTCAGGTCTTGGTATAGCACGTCAGAGACAAGCCATTGTGGATGGTCTGAGAAACAGCGTGCTGGCTTTCTCTGAGTCTGTTCCAGGGACATCTTCCAAGGACGTCATGGACATGGTTCTGGTCACTCAGTACTTTGACACTTTGAAGGAGATTGGCGCGTCTTCGAAGTCAAACTCGGTGTTCATACCGCACGGTCCAGGCGCTGTTAAGGACATTGCTTCACAGATAAGGGATGGTCTTCTTCAGGGAAACGCTGCTGCTGAGTAA